One Triticum dicoccoides isolate Atlit2015 ecotype Zavitan chromosome 5B, WEW_v2.0, whole genome shotgun sequence genomic window carries:
- the LOC119311116 gene encoding uncharacterized protein LOC119311116 has translation MSDGRRGAGEELAEEVVVPMEDAVKMLVEHLVKPALRRGAAFGAAQGERYMTPDKQRAVAQQIHTAIILYNYYHRKMSPQLAFADPKQFFECASLSVGEDLLAYLSMVHEHENNSGKHAKLSITHKVALQACEIAKQLNASKHSPEMALWPISKVAVLILDPTKKKCLVDYSANTKGIWSIIEKELDGAAGNSHSTNQPEGQESTANGNVGASHSPFMLQRQAYSEVERRTGMKASNLHLLDETLAYSLSNEKATTKVFIVEYEPTMKGSLEEISLEDLISSMTGPLFANDPFPKTTSVVEYYHILPYKEILSELLHRKWSSDSSLNEQPRRYGKGSLHSIIDENVEEQDENSTSKLRKRIKKVSTPKQSKQAVGASKHKKSTKRKSEASMAAADVCAEGLNSEIPTIKHVIEVEPPKPMSNTEAAAAAASGETKILQSGVQVEKNKSQEQSKHDNMLQDVFPTEAPHVDLVNNRALECENMDLSGKSGGTTEYNVDDQIDDSLRSIQKIRDEILRKESILQERSAQCDMDIQTLLSEGKMTPKAVSIISKYKETCSDMMEVTNSSCSGDGVQPITKRKKLREALLRHCQELDEICRGANWIFPRYTLLPSASDGMYHASVRLRCLDFEMSITGDLRPTPHEARCSAAANMILELHKKAEQEQ, from the exons ATGTCGGACGGCAGAAGGGGAGCAGGGGAGGAGCtggcggaggaggtggtggtgcccATGGAGGACGCCGTGAAGATGCTCGTGGAGCACCTCGTCAAGCCCGCTCTGCGGCGCGGGGCGGCCTTCGGCGCCGCCCAGGGCGAGCGCTACATGACGCCGGACAAGCAACGCGCCGTCGCGCAGCAG ATTCACACGGCAATCATTTTGTACAACTACTACCACAGGAAGATGTCTCCGCAGCTTGCTTTTGCAGATCCCAAACAGTTTTTTGAGTGTGCTTCTCTTTCTGTTGGAGAAGATCTGCTCGCATACTTGAGTATGGTCCATGAGCATGAGAACAATTCTGGCAAGCATGCGAAGCTATCTATTACTCACAAAGTAGCACTACAGGCATGTGAGATCGCTAAACAACTCAACGCGAGCAAACATTCTCCAGAAATGGCATTGTGGCCAATATCAAAAGTTGCTGTGCTTATTCTCGACCCGACCAAAAAAAAATGTTTGGTTGATTATAGTGCTAATACGAAGGGTATCTGGTCAATCATCGAGAAGGAATTAGATGGGGCAGCTGGTAATTCACACAGTACCAACCAGCCAGAAGGCCAGGAATCGACAGCTAATGGGAACGTTGGTGCTTCACATTCACCATTTATGCTTCAGCGACAAGCATATTCAGAGGTGGAGCGTAGAACAG GTATGAAGGCCTCGAACTTGCATCTTCTCGATGAAACCTTGGCATACTCGTTGAGTAACGAAAAGGCAACTACCAAGGTATTCATTGTGGAGTATGAGCCAACCATGAAAGGCAGCCTTGAGGAAATTTCTCTAGAAGACTTGATTAGCAG TATGACTGGTCCGCTATTTGCGAATGATCCATTTCCAAAAacgacatctgtagtagagtactaTCACATTCTTCCGTACAAGGAGATTTTGTCTGAACTCCTCCACAG GAAATGGTCTTCTGATTCTTCACTAAACGAGCAACCACGTAGATATGGAAAAGGTTCATTGCACTCCATAATAGATGAAAATGTGGAAGAGCAAGATGAGAATAGCACGTCTAAGCTGCGAAAACGAATTAAAAAAGTGTCAACTCCAAAGCAAAGCAAACAAGCAGTTGGTGCCAGCAAGCACAAGAAAAGCACCAAAAGAAAATCTGAAGCCTCCATGGCTGCAGCTGATGTCTGTGCAGAGGGTCTGAATAGTGAGATCCCCACAATAAAACATGTTATTGAGGTGGAACCTCCAAAACCCATGAGTAATACAGAAGCTGCAGCCGCAGCAGCAAGTGGAGAAACTAAAATCCTACAATCGG GTGTTCAAGTGGAGAAGAACAAATCACAGGAGCAATCTAAACATGACAATATGCTCCAAGATGTCTTTCCTACAGAG GCACCGCATGTTGATCTAGTGAATAACCGTGCTTTGGAATGCGAAAATATGGATTTGTCAGGAAAGTCAG gCGGCACCACTGAGTACAACGTTGATGACCAGATAGATGATTCGCTGCGATCAATTCAGAAAATACGGGATGAAATT CTTCGCAAGGAAAGCATACTTCAAGAACGAAGTGCTCAGTGTGATATGGACATCCAGACACTCTTGAGTG AAGGAAAGATGACACCTAAAGCTGTATCAATAATAAGCAAATACAAGGAAACTTGCTCAGATATGATGGAAGTTACCAATTCATCTTGCTCTGGAGATGGTGTCCAACCCATCACTAAGAGGAAGAAATTGAGGGAGGCACTCCTCCGACACTGCCAG GAGCTTGATGAGATTTGCCGTGGGGCCAATTGGATATTCCCAAGATACACGCTACTACCTTCAGCATCAGATG GGATGTACCACGCTAGTGTACGTTTGAGATGCcttgattttgagatgagcatcactggtGATCTTCGTCCTACCCCACACGAGGCGAGGTGCTCTGCAGCTGCCAATATGATACTGGAGCTTCACAAGAAGGCGGAGCAAGAACAGTAG